Proteins encoded together in one Miscanthus floridulus cultivar M001 chromosome 16, ASM1932011v1, whole genome shotgun sequence window:
- the LOC136511012 gene encoding uncharacterized protein, translated as MAVPNYTYLKLKMSGPNSVITIESMYEHAYDYDVECIEYAKALVEAETLIVNLDRLGSEMPNSKRHARTFEPAEAVKLVPVDPNCPDDRVLRISATLDIK; from the coding sequence atggcggtccccaactacacctacctcaagctcaagatgtcaggCCCCAACAgcgtcatcactatcgagtccatgtacgagcatgcTTATGACTACgatgtcgaatgcatcgagtatgccaaggctctcgtggaggccgagaccctcatcgtcaacctcgaccgactaGGTAGCGAGATGCCTAATTCCAAGCGTCATGCTAGGACTTTTGAGCCCGCGGAGGctgtcaagctcgtcccggtcgaccccaactGCCCCGATGATCGggtgctgaggatcagcgccacccttgacatcaaatag